CCCGCAGGGATTACCGCCGCCGTCACGTGGCCTCTCGCTCCACCCTCCAATCTGTCGGTGTCATCAAGCCAAAACCCGCACGCACCGTCGTCCGCAATTGTTTTTCCCCAAGTTAAAAAAGCTCAAATCCCGAGGGCTAATTGTCGGACCCACTCTGGCTAAGCCCACTCGCCGGTGACAGAGTGGAGAAGGGCTTATGGTGTTCGACTCGGCCCGTTGTCGAGCCCACTCCACGACGTGGTCGCTAAGACGTTAAAAGGGCCGCACGAGCGCGTGGGTGCGGGCGCCAATCAGCGAGCGGCGCACTTCAAGCGGCGTCCTCCACTCCAGTGATTAGCTCGCTAAGGTCAATAGCGGGCAGAAGGACCGACCGGTGCGGCTCTATTTGCAAGCAATCTCTTTGAAACCAAAAGTGACTTATTCTCTCAAATCAGACGCCGAGTGGTCGAcgagcttcaaaataaacactaaaGTTTACATGTAAGTGCGGATTGACAGCTGGTCCTCGTGATAAGACATGGACTCGTAATGGAGTGGATCAAAGCTCTTTAGAAGGGATCGAGGGGAGAGCGGGTCGGACCAGCCCTCGAGGGAACTTTACTTTGATTGACTGACTTAAGCATTGAAAGCTCATTTGTCATATTGATTAATTGGCCattgaaatataaaaatatatattacttAAACACCCAGAGAGTTGAATTTCTAAgtatgttttacattttaaacaggttttttttaacatttcaatATTCCTGATTTTTCGGGCATGGTTGAAACTTTAGAGCGCCTCATCGTTGCGGTGTGGAAAAAACCCAGTCCAgcttcagaaatattttttgcGTGTTAAAAATGGTTGTGATATATTTTTTATGCTTTTGAAGCCTCATTTAATTTATATAGAGGAGTATCAGTACCacaacttcaaaaaaaaataaaaaatccaaaatCGTGGCAATTTTACGGTTATGACAAATTTGTGCTGGTGAACTCCCACTGCACTGATACATGTcacacagcattaaaaaaaagacattgaggAACGCAACAAGTTGTGTGCCCAACAGGCACCATCTGTCACATCGGCACGGAGTAGATTAGCCTCGGAGGAACCCGCGGAAGGAAGCTTAAAACTTTGCCACGCTAATTGGCTGCCACGTAACAGCGGGGCTGAAATTGTAATAAATTACTGCATTACCActtcatattattatttattttaagcaCCTCTAAGTATTGTTGTATGCTCTTCATGTATGTTTGAAGTTTGTAATCACCGGAATCTATGCTACTTGTTTTTTAGCCTATGTGGTTTTGCAtcatatgttagcattaagctaacttGACTTGTTTAAAGTGTGTGTGGAGGGATTTGGGTGTGGAATGTATCCATTGTATatcagtgtgttttttttttaatgactgccACCTACTGGTGTGGAGGTGTGTTGTTCCACGCCCAAGCAAAACCAGCTAAAAATGACTTAGTGAACTTGAAAACCAAAAATACCTGTTGCGTCCTGCACACCTGCTAGCGCCCCAACAGCGGCCGCCGTCTCGGCCAGCACGATCTGGCCCCCGCCTTGAAGAGTGGCTTCCGCCAGCGTCGCCACGGCGTGGGCCGCCGCCTCGCTACGCACAAAAACACACGACGAGTGTGTTAAAAATTGCTGTCGGATTTTAATCAGTCAATGTGGAATAAGCACACATAAGGCTTACATGTGCAGAATTGGAGGTACATGCTGTCTGGTGGGGGTTATTtggccaatgtgtgtgtgtaagggggGATGGGGGTAGGGGCAGGAGTCTAAGAGGCTTTGTCAGTCTGGACTTAGGGAGAATCTGTCACAGCTCTCCAAAGGTGGCAGGTGCAGCGGCGTCTAACAAAGCTGTTTCATTAACCGGATCACGGCCGGGCAGAATTGGTACGAGCCGGTTGCGGGTATGAACTGATGTAGACGTTTTGCGCGCTGGGAAAAATTAAAGtatggaaacaaaatgttccgTAGGCTAGAGCAGGTAGATGGGGTGGGTGCGAAGACGCAGGTGGGTGCAGGTAACAAGCCCCACAAGGACAAAGCCACTTGTGACATTGTCACCTTGACACCAGGAAACCTGCTGACATGCCAGCATCTTAGGTTAACGACGtacacaaacagaaaaaaatcaaaaaaaattttttacatGTAGTAATGACAATTAAATAGAAAGTACCGTCATTTTTGGACTacaagtcgtgttttttttcatagtttgggtgggggggggcgacttatgttttttttcacttttttgggcattttatggctggtgcgacttatactccggtgcgacttatagtccgaaaattacggtaaagaCATTATAGCCATGCTTTTGTTTCAATTCAATAGACATTGTGCTGCCCCCATCAGGTGTGTGcaccttggccacctgggggcagtaaaaaaacatctaaaCAGGTCACGTTTCTTACCTGTTGATCGCCATGGTGACGGTGGCTCCCTGCTGCATCTCGTGGCTGGCGGCGACGGCGGCTTCCGCTAGCGACGCCACCGCTTGCGTGGCCTCCGACGCCTGCGTGGTTTGTATTGTCATCTCGCCGCTCTGGAGGGTTGCCCAGTTTTGCTCCACCTAGCCGGACGTTTTCATCAGAATGCGTCGGCGTGTCGAATTCGGCCCGGGGCGGTTTGGCTTACCTCGCCGTCCGCCACCGTGGAGTAGTTAACCTGCGCAACCGTCACGCCGGGTAGTTCCGATGCGTCGGCCAGCGTGGCCACCGTGTGTCCCGTCCCCACTTGGATGAGCGACACGGTGCCGTCGGGGTTGTTGATGGTCTGCACCACCGTCTGCGAGGGCACCAAGTGGGCGATGCTCTGCGCGGCCGCCAGGTGGTGCTGCGTCGTGGTGGTGGTGATCTGCTGCTCCTCAAAGGCGTACAGCAGATCCTCTCGGCCGTGCTGCTTGTAGCAGTTTTTTACGATGGTTCGTAGCGCCTGCGTCCAGGACACCTACAGGgggcacaaaaaaaagtttagacTCCAGTACTAGTCAATCAATTAAAATGTCATTGTGTAATCAGTGAATAATCGTGTTTATTAATCGTGaattcaatattattatttatcggAATCACTTTGTCGCATGACGACGACCTTTCTCACCCTCTGTTTCTGGTCCTCAGAGCGGACATCGCTGCGAACGTTGGCCCAGGGGATGTCTTCGGGCCACCACACGGGCTTGCAGCTCTCCTTACCCCAGCCGGGCTTGCCTCGGCCCGTCGAATACTTCAGCATCTCCGGGATGAACGCTCGTAGCTGGGCCTGCGGCAAAGTAGACGAACGGGATGAGTGAGGACGACACGGACGCGCCCTTgaagagcaaaaacaaaaagtgaggcGCGTATTGATCAGAAACATACCGGCGTGGTTACGGCTTGAAAATAGGAACAGACGCTCTCAAAAGAGGAACGAGCCACAGACTAATCTATGAACGTGGCACCAGGCTGAGGTGTCAGTCAGACCTTGGTGACTACTAAAATAGAATCCAGCTGAAGGCTTTTAACGTTAATATTGTCAAGTCACCAATTACTGTTAAGTCTttgcaaaatgtatttcatttgAACACTTAGTGATGACAGCATAATACAGTATATGAAGGCCTGGTTGAACGTATCGGGTGTTGTAGTATCGGAGTATTCTAACGACGACCGAATAGAGACGTAGATTCAGATTTTGCGCGTGAATCTTAGGCTCACGGAGGACATCTTACAGAAAGTCATCCTTCATGTCCAGATTGCATTGTTGAGCCTACGAATGCGCTTGTTGGCGCCGCTAAGCCATCCGTCGTCACGTCATCACTTCCCTAGCTTGGCAGGTCGGGGGTGGGGGCGGAGTGCGGTTTAGTGCCAACGTCCTCGGCGCCCTGGTAATATGGGAGCATCGCCGCTGGGAGATTATATCGCTGCAGTGTCTGCTTGCCGTGACATCACCGGCTAAATTTGGTCGCGTCCGTATTAAATCCCCCAAGCGTTATCAACCGACACTTTCTTTTCCTCCATTTTGTTGGTGGCTTGATAGCAAGTGTCAAGATGGCCTGATTGCAGTGGCGAGTGAGTTAAGTGGCCCGGTGTCATGTTAATCCTCCATTTCCAAAACCTTCTACAAACGCTGCAGAGTCCATTTGGGGGTGTAATTAAAGGTTCAGCCTCACCTTCTACAAAATGTGCCACTAAAACCTTTAAGGCTAGTGCAGCTAATCTCATCCTTCCGACAGAAAAACACACCAAGACGGTCCCGGAGGGGGCGCCGCACAGGCAACGGATCGGAGGAAACATCAGCTGCCCTGGGAGTGGCGCGTAAACAAGACGGGCTCCCACGAGAGGGTGGTTGAAATGAACCCAGTAGGTGACTGTTCACCTGGCTGAACCTATCTCGTGCTCATGAGGGTGTTTAACAACGAGTAATGATACTTTGAGAAAAGGGCTGGCTAAAACCAGATGGAATTGTAGTGGAGGTCTGTGAAGTTGCCAAATGCTGCCCTCTGCAGGCTTGTGCTGGAATCTATTGCAGATTTTTGAGTatctttaaaatataaattaatatatatgaatatacatATAGATTATTTATACCATGAGTGGTTTTGAAGAATTTagatttttataaaaaaataagttcattttaaaagaaTTGTGTATATCGATAGGTGTCAATTATA
This is a stretch of genomic DNA from Syngnathus typhle isolate RoL2023-S1 ecotype Sweden linkage group LG21, RoL_Styp_1.0, whole genome shotgun sequence. It encodes these proteins:
- the nrf1 gene encoding nuclear respiratory factor 1 isoform X3, with product MEDHSVHPAEQMTTIEASAVHVTTFTDASMMSADEDSTSSPDDDPYDDTDILNSAGNDEVTAHLAAAGPVGMAAAAAVATGKKRKRPHIFESNPSIRKRQQTRLLRKLRATLDEYTTRVGQQAIVLCMSPNKPNPVFKVFGAAPLENVVRKYKGMMLEDLENALAEHAPAGGELASELPPLTIDGIPVSVDKMTQAQLRAFIPEMLKYSTGRGKPGWGKESCKPVWWPEDIPWANVRSDVRSEDQKQRVSWTQALRTIVKNCYKQHGREDLLYAFEEQQITTTTTQHHLAAAQSIAHLVPSQTVVQTINNPDGTVSLIQVGTGHTVATLADASELPGVTVAQVNYSTVADGEVEQNWATLQSGEMTIQTTQASEATQAVASLAEAAVAASHEMQQGATVTMAINSEAAAHAVATLAEATLQGGGQIVLAETAAAVGALAGVQDATGLVQIPVSMYQTVVTSLAQGNRPVQVAMAPVATRINSTMTLDGQAVEVVTLEQ